A stretch of DNA from Nitratireductor thuwali:
TTATATCCCGCGCGAGAATGCTGTGATCCTGTGCACCGGCAGCCAGGGCGAGCCGCGTGCCGCACTCGCCAAGCTCGCCCGCGACGAGATGCGCAACGTAGCCCTGTCGCCGGGCGACACGGTCGTCTATTCCTCGCGCGTCATTCCCGGCAACGAGAAAGCCATCCTGGAGACCAGGAACCTGCTCATCGAGCAGGGCATCGAGATCATCGAAGATACGGACGCGCTGGTTCATGTCTCCGGTCATCCGCGCCGCAGCGAACTCAAGAAGATGTATGAGTGGGTGCGCCCGCTGGTGCTGGTTCCCGTCCATGGCGAGGCGGCGCACCTCGTCGCCCACGGCTCGTTGGGGGCAATGGCCGGCATCCCGGACGTGGCTCAGATCCGCAACGGCGACATGCTGCGTCTGGCTCCCGGCGTGCCGGAGATCGTCGACCAGGTGGCCTTCGGCCGCATTTTCCGCGACGGCAAGATCGTCGGCGACGACAAGGAAATCGGCGTGGTCGAACGTCGCAAGCTTTCCTTCGCCGGTCACGTCGCGGTGAACGTCGTGCTCGACGACCGGAACGATCTTGAGGGCGATCCGGACCTGATCGCACTCGGCGTGCCCGAGTTCGACGCGCGGGGCAGTTTGATGGAGGATATCATGATCGCCGCGGCGGTGGAGGCCTTCCGCAGCATCCCGCGCCAGCGCCGCAAGGACCTCGATCTGGTTGCCGAAGCCGTGCGCCGCGCCGTACGCGCCGCCGCCAACAGCGCCTGGGGCAAGAAGCCCGTCGTCACCGTCTTCGTGACCCAGTAGGGGAAACACCAATGCTTGGCAGGCTCAACCATGTCGCAATCGCCGTCCCGGACCTGGCGGCCGCCACGGCGATCTATCGCGACACGCTGGGCGCTGCGGTCTCGCAGCCGCAGGCCCTGCCCGAGCATGGTGTCACCGTCGTCTTCGTTGAGCTTCCAAATGCCAAGGTGGAACTGCTGGAGCCGCTCGGCGAGGCATCGCCCATCGCGGCATTTCTCGAAAAGAGCCCTTCCGGCGGCATTCACCACATATGCTATGAGGTGAACGATATTCTGGCCGCGCGCGACCGGCTGAAGGCGGCGGGCGCCCGGGTTGTGGGCGACGGAGAACCGAAGATCGGCGCGCACGGCAAGCCGGTGCTTTTCCTGCACCCAAAGGATTTTGCCGGAACGCTGGTCGAGCTCGAGCAGGTGTGACCTCACGCCGCGCGGGCAGGGGCCTGAAATCTGCCGCCATTCGGCCTATAAGGCGTCCTAGAGTTCCGTGCATCCATTTAGACTTGGACGCACAAGGGACGCTCTAGCACTTTGTGAATCTACGCATCGTGCTTTCCGAACATCGATTCCGATTTTCGGGCCGCTGCTGTAGAGCAATACCTGGGAAGCCGGTTCTCCGTCCGGATTGCCTAGAATGAAGCGGTTAGATCAGGTCGGTGAAACGGCGAACCGATCCGGGAGATCGGCGGCACGCGCCGCCGAAATGCAGGGCTGGGAAGGCGCAATGAACTGGATATCGCTGGCGGCCGTTTTCATCGTCATCTGGTGGGTCATGCTGTTCGTGTCGCTGCCGGTCGGCCTGCGCACGCAGGATGAAGATGGCAAGGTCGTGCCGGGCACCCCCGAGAGTGCGCCGCGCGGCTCTCATATGCTGAAAGCCCTCATCCGCACCACCATTCTCACGCTGATGGTTTTCGCGGCATTCTACATTCTGACGCGCGTTCTCGGCTACGGCTTTGATGACATCCCGCGTTTCGCGCCGGAGTTCTACTGAGCCCGCTCATTGATGTTTCATCCAAAAAAAATGCAAGGCACCAGGCCTTGCAACTAAACGCGTCCGATCCGTTTCCGTACGTTTTACGGCGGCGGCGAGTGCCCGCGCCAGGACCGTATCCTCCCAAGACTTTTGACCGCGTAATGAGAACGAATTGAACTTCGCCCTCTTGTTTTGTGATGGGCACATTAGACTAAACTTCATCGGGATGTCACGAAAAATTTTGCGTCAAATCAAATATGTTACCGAAAGCGCCCGGTTCGTGAGCGGCGGCGGGGAGGGCGGCCGGAGGCCGGCCTTAGCGCCGGGTTTTCATTCGGTCACGAAATGGCTAAGAAGCCCGATCATATGCATGAGTGGTGCTGATTCCACTTTCCTTTTCTCTCACGGATATGTTCATGCGACTGTCGCGCTACTTTCTGCCGATCTTGAAGGAAAATCCTCGTGAGGCCGAGATCGTCTCTCACCGGCTGATGCTGAGGGCCGGCATGATCCGGCAGCAGGCGGCGGGCAGCTTTTCCTGGCTGCCGCTTGGCAAGCGCGTGCTCGACAAGGTCAACCGAATCGTCCGCGAGGAGCAGAACCGGGCCGGCGCGCACGAGATCCTCATGCCCACCATCCAGTCGGCCGATCTGTGGATGGAAAGCGGACGCTACGACGATTACGGCAAGGAGATGCTGCGCATCACCGACCGCCACGAGCGCGCCATGCTTTACGGCCCGACCAATGAGGAGATGGTGACGGACATCTTCCGCGCCTATGTCAAATCCTACAAGGACCTGCCGCTCAACCTCTATCACATCCAGTGGAAGTTCCGCGACGAGGTGCGCCCGCGCTTCGGCGTGATGCGTTCGCGCGAATTTCTGATGAAGGATGCCTATTCCTTCGACCTCGATTTCGAGGGAGCCAAGGCGGCCTACAACCGCATGTTCGTCGCCTATCTGCGCACCTTTTCCCGCATGGGCCTGCAAGCGATCCCCATGCGCGCCGACACCGGCCCCATCGGCGGCGATCTCAGCCATGAGTTCATCATCCTGGCCTCGACCGGGGAAAGCGAAGTCTTCTGTCATCGCGACTTCCTCCAGCTTCAGGTGCCGGGCGCCGACGTCGATTTCGGCAATGACGAGGAGATCGCCGGCATCGTGAAGACCTGGACGACGCCCTATGCAGCGACGGACGAGATGCATGACGAGGCAGCATGGGGCGCCGTCGCCGACGATGAGAAGGTCTCGGCCCGCGGCATCGAGGTCGGCCATATTTTCCACTTCGGCACCAAATATTCCAAGCCGATGAATGCCAGCGTCACCGGGCCCGACGGCAAGGAGCACCTTGTTTCCATGGGGTCCTACGGCATCGGCCCCAGCCGGCTGTTGGCGGCCATCATCGAGGCGAGCCACGATGAGCACGGCATCATCTGGCCCGAATCGGTGGCGCCTTTCGACATCGCGCTTATCAACATGAAGGCTGGCGACGGTGAATGCGATCGGGTTTGTGAAGAGCTTTACACGGCGCTGACGGCGGCGGGCCGCGACGTGCTTTACGACGACACCGACCAGCGCGCCGGCGGCAAGTTCGCGACGGCCGATCTCATCGGCCTGCCCTGGCAGGTGATCGTGGGGCCGCGCGGCGTCGCTGCCGGCGAGGTTGAGGTAAAGAACCGTGCGACCGGCGAGCGGGAGACCATGCCGATCGCAGCGCTCGTCCAGCGTTTCGGCGGCCGCCCATGAGCGCGTCCAGCGACGTGGTGCCCGCGCGGCCCGAAGGGGCGGGGCCGTTCTCCCATTTCGAGCGGCTGGTCGCCTGGCGTTATCTGCGTTCACGGCGAAAAGAGGCCGTCGTGTCCGTCATCGCATCGATCTCCTTCGTCGGGATCATGCTGGGCGTGGCCACGCTGATCGTGGTGATGGCGGTGATGAACGGTTTCCGCGCCGAGCTTCTTACCCGTATTCTAGGTGTCAACGGCCATCTGGTGGTGCAGCCGATCGACATGCCGCTGAGCGACTATGACGC
This window harbors:
- the proS gene encoding proline--tRNA ligase produces the protein MRLSRYFLPILKENPREAEIVSHRLMLRAGMIRQQAAGSFSWLPLGKRVLDKVNRIVREEQNRAGAHEILMPTIQSADLWMESGRYDDYGKEMLRITDRHERAMLYGPTNEEMVTDIFRAYVKSYKDLPLNLYHIQWKFRDEVRPRFGVMRSREFLMKDAYSFDLDFEGAKAAYNRMFVAYLRTFSRMGLQAIPMRADTGPIGGDLSHEFIILASTGESEVFCHRDFLQLQVPGADVDFGNDEEIAGIVKTWTTPYAATDEMHDEAAWGAVADDEKVSARGIEVGHIFHFGTKYSKPMNASVTGPDGKEHLVSMGSYGIGPSRLLAAIIEASHDEHGIIWPESVAPFDIALINMKAGDGECDRVCEELYTALTAAGRDVLYDDTDQRAGGKFATADLIGLPWQVIVGPRGVAAGEVEVKNRATGERETMPIAALVQRFGGRP
- a CDS encoding DUF1467 family protein produces the protein MNWISLAAVFIVIWWVMLFVSLPVGLRTQDEDGKVVPGTPESAPRGSHMLKALIRTTILTLMVFAAFYILTRVLGYGFDDIPRFAPEFY
- the mce gene encoding methylmalonyl-CoA epimerase encodes the protein MLGRLNHVAIAVPDLAAATAIYRDTLGAAVSQPQALPEHGVTVVFVELPNAKVELLEPLGEASPIAAFLEKSPSGGIHHICYEVNDILAARDRLKAAGARVVGDGEPKIGAHGKPVLFLHPKDFAGTLVELEQV